The Stieleria maiorica genome includes the window GTGGTGCGGCCCGGCGAAAGTGAATTTGAAACGCGGCACCGAAGCATTGGGCGCGTTCGGATACGACGAAATCTTGCCACGGCTGCGACAAGAGCTCGACGCCATCATTGCAGCCAAATGCTGAGAATCCTGCTAACCAACGATGACGGCATCGACGCACCGGGGATTCACGCCCTACACGAAAGTGTCCGCCACGCGCTCCAGATGCACCGGCCACACGAAGACGTCGAAATCATTGCCGTCGCGCCGGATCGGTGCCGCAGCGAATGCGGGCACAGCATCGTCACCTCTCACCCGCTGACCATCAAATCCGTCCGCGAAAATTGGTACAGCGTGGACGGGACGCCGGTCGACTGCATCCGTGTCGCCCACTATGCGATGGACTTCCAACCGGACATCGTGTTTTCGGGGATCAACGCCGGTGCAAACCTGGGCGTGAACCTGATGATCAGCGGCACCTTCGCGGCCGCACGCGAGGCGTGTCTGCTGGGGATCCCGGCGATGGCGGCGTCCCACTATCGGCGCCCCGACGTGCCACGCACCTGGGACCACACACCGATCTGGTTGGAGCAAACGATCGGCGAGTTTCTGCGCGCGGCAGCCGAACCATGCGATGACCATCGCGCACCGCCCCTGTGGAATGTCAATTTGCCAGCCGTCTCGCCAGATTTAGCAGAGATCCCCGAGCGAACCGAATGCGACGTCGACCGTTGCCCGATCGACCGAACGGGAAGGATCGAACCGGGGGGACGTGTTCGGTTTGAATTGGATTTCCACGGTCGACCTCGCGAACCCGGTCGCGACGTTCAACATTGTTTTGACGGCCGAATCACGATCAGCAAGCTCGGTGTGCACCCGTCGCGCTGATCTACAGCGGGCAAACGATGGCTCACGCCCAGCGTCTCCATCGGGGGCCAGCACGAAAGTTACCGAGACGGTCGTCGTGATCCACCGAGGACCGAAACTCTTGGCGAGTTCCGCTACCTGTGTACCAGCTACCGCCCGAAACTCTTGGCGAGTTCCGCTACCGGGGAAAACCGACAGACCGCCGATCACGCCTCTGCCTTGCTAGCAACGGCAATGGTTGCTTCGCCCATCGGCGCGGTGTTGGGTGCGTTTCCCGAAGGAGCGACCTGACTTTTCTGCAATTCGCCTCGTACGATTCGGACGTTTCGCGGCGCTTCGATGCCGATGGCGACTCGGTTTCCCGAGATCCGATTGACGGTCAAAATGATATCATCGCCGACCATCAACTTTTCACCGGCTTTGCGACTGAGAACCAACATGAGCTTCCTTCCTTGATCTTGGGGAGTCTAAAAACGTTCTTCGCGTCGGTCGAAAGTACAAACCGCGTGCCAATCGCAAGTCCTGAACACGCAAACCATTCCCAAACGTCGGCGAACTTGAGGAAATCCGCCGAAAAAGTTGAACTTTTCCGCTCCGCCGACGGGTGAAAGCAGCTTTGCTGGCAACCGCCCGACGTGCGTTGATAACTCATCCTGGAATGCTTGTCGCGAATTGAGACAAATGCCCTGGTCGGCGTGTCTTCCTGACGCTGGTAGAGTTATCAGCGCCGGGTCTGACACGGCTGGTCATTCGACCGTGACAGGTCCGATGCTATACTCCAGATGCAGGGCGGGCGAGGCTGAGGAATCCGAGCGTGGCTTGCCGATTTAGAAGAGAACGATGAAACGAACGATGCACCTAGACGACCTCCTGAAGGACTGGGAATTCAATCCCCACACGCTGAACGTCCGAATGGTGAAAGGAAATGACGGACGCGATGTGATCCAGATGCGGGTCGACATGGGTGTGCTGCAACTGGAAACGACCGGACGCCCCGATGGCACGCTGATCGAAGGCCACCCGACCTACTTGGAATACCTGCAAGAGGCGGTCTTGGAAGACCCCGATCTGGAGCTGGACGAGGACCAATGCATGGAGGTCGATCGCGAATTCATGCAGTTCTATCATCGCCGGATCTGCTGGTTGCGTCTGCAATATTACAACCGCGCGGTGATGGACGCCGACCATACGCTGCGTCTGATGGATGTCAGCGAGCGGGTCAGCCCGGACGAGGAATGGTCGCGATCGCACGAACAGTACCGTCCGTTTGTTCTGTTCCATCGCACGCAGGCGGCCGCCCTGGGCGCGCTGGAGGAAGAGGAGTCCGGCGAGGGGGCGGTGATGGCGATCAACGCCGGGCTGGAAACGATCCGCCAGTTCTTTGAGAAACACGAAGCCGACGAGCACTTCGAGGAAGACGAATTGGTCGTCCGCCTGGTCGAATTGCGGGAAACACTTCGCAGCGAATATGAAGTCGGCCAGACGCTCCGCGAAAAACTGACCGCAGCGGTCGAACAGGAGCAATACGAGCTGGCGGCCAAGTTGCGCGACGAATTGAATCAGCGCGAACTGGAATAGCGAAACGCAAGCGAACAAAAACGCGTGCGAACAAAAACGCGTGCGAACAAGGGGCTGCCCCCTCATCCGCACGCGTCGTCGAGTCTTTTTCCGATCGCGAAGTGGGCTTCACGCCGTAACCATCGCGGCAGGCACCAAGAAGTGCCCTTGGGTTGCCCCTCGCTCACGCGTCGGGCTGGCACTTGCGCTTCTGCCAACGGCTTTCGGCAAGTCACAGTGCGCGTGCGAAATTCTTGGCGAGTTCCGCTACCGCAAAACACTTCACACGGCTGCGCCCAGCAGGTCCATTTCCTTGGCCAATCGCTTTCGCGCGACGTGCAAACGTCGCTTGATCGTACCGATCGGTGCCTGGAACGCATCGCTCATTTCGATCAAGGTTTGACCGTTCAAGTAGAACGCGGTCAACGTTTCTTGATCCAACGCGCCCAGACGATCGATGCTGGATCGAACCGCAGCGGCTTGCTCACGGCTCTGGGCAACTTCGTCCGGTGCGTCGTCGGTCACGCAGGTCGCTTCCAAGGTTTCCGGATCGCAGGCGATGGCCGATCGATTGCGGGTCACGCGATTGATCGCCATACGGTGCACGATCTGTCGCAGCCAACCACCGAATGCCTCGGGCACTCGCAGTTGGTCGATCTTTTGCATCGCTTGGATGAAAACGTCTTGGGCCAGTTCGTCGGCCTCGTCCGCATTGCGGACCCGGCTCATCGCCCCGGCGACGATTGCGGATCGGTATCGGTCGAACAGTTCGCCGAACGCGTCTCGGTCACCGCCTTGGGCGCGGATGACCAACTCGGCAACGCTCAGCTGTCGCAGATCCATTGGGTTTTCAGTCGTGATGTTCATCGCTCGGTTCCTTCCGAAAGCTGACCGGGATGGCGGTGGAGCCCGCACGGGGAAAAATCAGCGTCTTCGGGTGTCGGCTTGATCGCCGCGTTCGCGTGGTCGCGCTCGTTTTGGTGGCGCTCCCGCTCGTGCGGTGATGGATCAAACCAGGTTGATCGTCAGGTTTAGGCGAGGCTGAGCGTGAGAAGCGTTTCCGCCAGAGTTGGCGGGCGTTCACACGGTCGGCTTGGATGTATCAGTCGCGGTTGCCGAACGTCTCGTTTCCGATATCGGTGCGAAGTGTTTGAGTCCCAGCTCGGGCCAGGAGACCGGGCCGATCGAGCAGCGGGGAAGACTTGAAATCAGGCGATTTCAGGCACAAAACCGTCAAACACATCACCGATCGCGTCCGGACAAAAAACCTGTGTCGTGAGCGACACCGGTTTCGGCACGGACCATCGGCTTGGCAATCGCGGTGGGAATGAAAAACCTGCCTCGCAGGCTTTCCTTCTCTCAGCCTCTGCGTTGCAGAGCGGCTGAGCCACGTTTGGCCAGTCCGAGTAGCCGCACGGTTAGCGGTAAACGTTTCCGTTTACCGCCGGCCGTATTGGCGACCGTGGTCAGCCAACCGTGGGACGTCGGCGGACTCGGATGGCCACAACCGGGCTGATACTGCATCAGCATGGTCTGTGGTCCCGAATACACCCCGTTCCCGGGCGATACACACGCCATACAGAGCTGGAGGTCTGATGCGTGTGCAAATGCATCGGCGCTGGAAATCTCACGGACGCCTGCAATGTTCAGGCTACGTGTGACAACTGCGATGATTTGTTCAAAACGCATTTCAAACCTCCCGGCACCGTTCATGGTGCGGCGTGGAGCAAAGACGAAAAAAATGAATGAGCGGACCTGCCGACATCTCGCCCGAAAAAGACGTGATGCTGCGGATGCGGTAGCATGCCGCTTGATGGCGGGGTCTGCGGACCTGCGTTAACGGTAACGCACGTCGACTCCAAAAGCCAGTGAATTCTCACCGCCTGTGGTAGTTGATCGTACAGAGTGGTCTGAAAAAGAAAGGTTCGCGCGAAAAAAAATCATTTTCTGATTTACCGCCCATGACTGCAGACAGTTCAACACCGAAAGCGGCCCCGGCTCCCCGATCGTGGCGACTGCTCCGGCTGGGAACGCAACTCGGCGGCCGACTCGGCGGCCAAATCGGCCGCCACGCCCTGGAATTGTTGCTGCCGTCAACCTGTCGGCTGTGTGACGCCTGCGTCGCCCCCGGCGAAGACTTCTGCGCCGAATGCCAGGTCCAGCTCGAATCGAGCGAGAAACGGATGGAATCGGCTTGCCGACGCTGTGGGTATCCGGGGGCCGGTCAATTCACTCCGTCGACCGCCGCGGTGTCTGCCGGCGATTCCGCCGACCTGGGCCGCTGCCAGCGCTGCCGACGCGAGTCGTACGCGTTTGACGGTTGTATCGCCCTGTGGAGCTATGACGGTTTGGTGCGAAACGCGGTCGTCGCGGCAAAGTACGGCAGCCAGGTGTCCCTGGCCGACGCGCTCGGGCGACGCCTGGCCGAACGCATCCGTGCGGTCATTGGCGGCACTGCGATTAGCGGCCCAGTGCTTGGCGGCCCAGTGCTTGGCGGCCCAGTGCTTGGCGACCCGGTGCTTGGCGGCCCAGTGCTTGGCGACCCGGTGAGCAGCCGTCATGACGCTCCCAGCGGCGACCAGCAAACCGCACTCCCGCCAGGGGACGCCCCGGACTTGGTGACCGCGGTCCCCTCACACCTGTGGCGTCGCATCCAGCGTGGCGCCGGTGGCAGCCGCGTGCTAGCCCGGACAGTTGCAGGGGTCCTGCGCCGGGACTGGCCCCGGTTGGTGCATCGGAATCTGCTGGCGACGACTCGGAAGACCAAGAAACAGGCGTGGCTGGGTGAAAAGGAGCGGAGACGGAACGTGGAGGGCGCCTTTTGCGTCTCCCGCCCGCTTTGGCCCGGCGGCCGCCCGTCGATCGCCGGCCGGCACATCCTGTTGATCGACGACGTGATGACCACCGGCGCCACGGCGGCGGAAAACGCCAAGGTGCTCAAGCAGGCCGGGGCGCGCCGCGTGACCGTCGCTGTCGTTGCACGCGCTTGCTCGTGACGACCGAGTGTCGTGTTTTCGGCAATTTCGTCGGAAAGAATCCTGACATCTGGTCGAATCGCAGAGAAGGGATTGTAGGCGGGGTTTCTGGCCGATCCACTCGATTGGCCGAGCCGAGACGGGCTGGAAGTCCGGTTTTTCGATGCGATGATTCTTGCGAAGATGTCGAATGTGCGTACTTTGAGGGTTATTCGCGGGGGCGGTTGGCCGGTGCCGCCGAGAAAACCGATCACGACTTGCCCCCGTAGCGTACAGTTGCTTCTCACCACCAACGCATTGATTTCGATTTGCCTGATTCAACCGCAC containing:
- the surE gene encoding 5'/3'-nucleotidase SurE gives rise to the protein MLRILLTNDDGIDAPGIHALHESVRHALQMHRPHEDVEIIAVAPDRCRSECGHSIVTSHPLTIKSVRENWYSVDGTPVDCIRVAHYAMDFQPDIVFSGINAGANLGVNLMISGTFAAAREACLLGIPAMAASHYRRPDVPRTWDHTPIWLEQTIGEFLRAAAEPCDDHRAPPLWNVNLPAVSPDLAEIPERTECDVDRCPIDRTGRIEPGGRVRFELDFHGRPREPGRDVQHCFDGRITISKLGVHPSR
- a CDS encoding carbon storage regulator, translated to MLVLSRKAGEKLMVGDDIILTVNRISGNRVAIGIEAPRNVRIVRGELQKSQVAPSGNAPNTAPMGEATIAVASKAEA
- a CDS encoding UvrB/UvrC motif-containing protein — its product is MKRTMHLDDLLKDWEFNPHTLNVRMVKGNDGRDVIQMRVDMGVLQLETTGRPDGTLIEGHPTYLEYLQEAVLEDPDLELDEDQCMEVDREFMQFYHRRICWLRLQYYNRAVMDADHTLRLMDVSERVSPDEEWSRSHEQYRPFVLFHRTQAAALGALEEEESGEGAVMAINAGLETIRQFFEKHEADEHFEEDELVVRLVELRETLRSEYEVGQTLREKLTAAVEQEQYELAAKLRDELNQRELE
- a CDS encoding RNA polymerase sigma factor; its protein translation is MNITTENPMDLRQLSVAELVIRAQGGDRDAFGELFDRYRSAIVAGAMSRVRNADEADELAQDVFIQAMQKIDQLRVPEAFGGWLRQIVHRMAINRVTRNRSAIACDPETLEATCVTDDAPDEVAQSREQAAAVRSSIDRLGALDQETLTAFYLNGQTLIEMSDAFQAPIGTIKRRLHVARKRLAKEMDLLGAAV
- a CDS encoding ComF family protein, which translates into the protein MTADSSTPKAAPAPRSWRLLRLGTQLGGRLGGQIGRHALELLLPSTCRLCDACVAPGEDFCAECQVQLESSEKRMESACRRCGYPGAGQFTPSTAAVSAGDSADLGRCQRCRRESYAFDGCIALWSYDGLVRNAVVAAKYGSQVSLADALGRRLAERIRAVIGGTAISGPVLGGPVLGGPVLGDPVLGGPVLGDPVSSRHDAPSGDQQTALPPGDAPDLVTAVPSHLWRRIQRGAGGSRVLARTVAGVLRRDWPRLVHRNLLATTRKTKKQAWLGEKERRRNVEGAFCVSRPLWPGGRPSIAGRHILLIDDVMTTGATAAENAKVLKQAGARRVTVAVVARACS